One window of the Longimicrobium sp. genome contains the following:
- a CDS encoding energy transducer TonB — protein sequence MTNLPLPNGTRGAGCLAALAFSLAALFAATPARAQKLPSPAEPVDPQVVWNFDQVTQQARLTNPGTVSARLSRGYPRRLLDSGVAGSATLEVIVGPRGQVEQVSVVDASRREFTDVARDLARTMRFRPAKVQDIAVRSRFTVPVDFVLDPA from the coding sequence ATGACGAATCTTCCTCTGCCGAATGGCACCCGCGGCGCCGGCTGCCTGGCCGCGCTCGCCTTCTCCCTCGCCGCGCTCTTCGCCGCCACGCCGGCGCGCGCGCAGAAGCTCCCGTCGCCCGCCGAGCCGGTCGACCCGCAAGTGGTGTGGAACTTCGACCAGGTGACGCAGCAGGCGCGGCTCACCAACCCCGGCACCGTCTCGGCGCGCCTGTCGCGCGGCTACCCGCGCCGGCTGCTGGACTCCGGCGTCGCCGGCAGCGCCACGCTGGAGGTGATCGTGGGCCCGCGGGGCCAGGTGGAGCAGGTGTCGGTGGTGGACGCCAGCCGCCGCGAGTTCACCGACGTGGCGCGCGACCTCGCCCGCACCATGCGCTTCCGCCCGGCAAAGGTGCAGGACATCGCCGTCCGCTCGCGCTTCACCGTTCCCGTGGACTTCGTCCTGGATCCGGCCTGA
- a CDS encoding TonB family protein, translated as MASALSPPHAAAHRSRATIPILHLNHISIPMRTPCLAAMLAILAITPHRAAAQSGPAPADPVQTVEIERMAEKPKLLNPDDIGLRIARTHPRLEDVQAGGSTTLLLVIGEDGRPRSVDVATSSGRPGLDRLLANVWRGARFSPPRLDGRPVRVRTLLPVSLGYTPASPPAVTVTPR; from the coding sequence GTGGCTTCGGCTCTTTCGCCGCCGCACGCGGCAGCGCATCGTTCCCGCGCGACGATTCCCATCCTCCACCTGAACCACATCTCCATCCCCATGCGCACGCCCTGCCTCGCCGCGATGCTGGCGATTCTCGCAATCACGCCGCACCGGGCCGCGGCGCAGTCCGGCCCTGCCCCTGCCGACCCGGTCCAGACGGTGGAGATCGAGCGGATGGCGGAGAAGCCGAAGCTGCTGAATCCCGACGACATCGGGCTGCGGATCGCGCGCACCCACCCGCGGCTGGAGGACGTGCAGGCGGGCGGGAGCACCACGCTGCTCCTGGTCATCGGCGAGGACGGCAGGCCGCGCTCCGTGGACGTCGCCACGTCCAGCGGGCGGCCGGGGCTGGACCGCCTGCTGGCCAACGTGTGGCGCGGCGCGCGCTTCTCGCCGCCGCGGCTGGACGGGCGGCCCGTGCGCGTGCGGACGCTGCTTCCCGTCTCGCTCGGCTACACGCCGGCCTCGCCGCCGGCGGTGACCGTCACGCCGCGGTAG
- a CDS encoding 30S ribosomal protein S1 — protein MSDQTEQYTPDNDEGGVAVAERRLLSTQEIANKARELNIRADLWDEDEYSAEEYEAMLEMYDDTLTNIEEGEIVQARVLRVTDKAVILDLGFKSEGAVARDEFKDPDSLQIGDEVEVFLENLEDEDGVVVLSKKKADFLRVWEKIKEAHESGTPVKGTLTRKIKGGVTVDLMGVDAFLPGSQIALRRVPNIEDLLGETYEFKIIKLNKRRRNIVVSRRVLLEADREIKRDKLKKELEVGQVRTGVVKNITDFGAFIDLGGMDGLLHITDMSWGRVGHPSEVVSIGAELEVKVLDIDWERERLSLGLKQLQEYPWKDVEKKYPVGARVRGKVVSITNYGAFVELEKGVEGLVHISEMSWTRNVRHPSKIVSLGEEIEAVILKVDPEGEKISLGMKQIEEDPWHALPVKYPVGTRLTGKVRNLTSFGAFVEIEPGIDGLVHISDMSWTKRIQHPSEVVKKGDDVEVVILAVDAENKRISLGLKQTIDDPWEHLATQFHAGQEINGRITRLQDKGVAVDLGDDVEGFVPVSQLGVTGLQNPADVFVEGDELEMRVTEVDAGNRRIVLEVTRVPKFEGGEPIFRNQGEAVEAEAPAAAPEADAPEAPAAEAEAPEAPAAEAAPEEAPAGEGEEA, from the coding sequence ACCGAGCAGTATACGCCCGACAACGACGAGGGCGGCGTGGCGGTCGCCGAGCGCCGTCTGCTCTCCACGCAGGAGATCGCGAACAAGGCGCGCGAGCTGAACATCCGCGCCGACCTGTGGGACGAGGACGAGTACTCCGCCGAGGAGTACGAGGCCATGCTGGAGATGTACGACGACACCCTCACGAACATCGAGGAGGGTGAGATCGTGCAGGCGCGCGTGCTGCGCGTGACCGACAAGGCCGTGATCCTCGACCTGGGCTTCAAGAGCGAGGGCGCCGTCGCCCGCGACGAGTTCAAGGATCCCGACAGCCTGCAGATCGGCGACGAGGTCGAGGTCTTCCTCGAGAACCTCGAGGACGAGGACGGCGTGGTCGTCCTGTCCAAGAAGAAGGCCGACTTCCTGCGCGTGTGGGAGAAGATCAAGGAAGCGCACGAGAGCGGCACCCCGGTGAAGGGCACCCTCACCCGCAAGATCAAGGGCGGCGTGACGGTGGACCTGATGGGCGTGGACGCCTTCCTGCCGGGCTCGCAGATCGCGCTCCGCCGCGTCCCGAACATCGAGGACCTGCTGGGCGAGACCTACGAGTTCAAGATCATCAAGCTCAACAAGCGCCGCCGCAACATCGTGGTGAGCCGCCGCGTGCTCCTCGAGGCCGACCGCGAGATCAAGCGCGACAAGCTGAAGAAGGAGCTCGAGGTCGGGCAGGTGCGCACCGGCGTGGTGAAGAACATCACCGACTTCGGCGCGTTCATCGACCTGGGCGGGATGGACGGCCTGCTGCACATCACCGACATGAGCTGGGGCCGCGTGGGCCATCCGAGCGAGGTGGTGTCGATCGGCGCCGAGCTGGAGGTGAAGGTCCTGGACATCGACTGGGAGCGCGAGCGCCTGTCGCTGGGGCTGAAGCAGCTCCAGGAGTACCCCTGGAAGGACGTGGAGAAGAAGTACCCCGTGGGCGCCCGCGTCCGCGGCAAGGTGGTCTCGATCACCAACTACGGCGCCTTCGTGGAGCTGGAGAAGGGCGTCGAGGGCCTGGTGCACATCTCGGAGATGAGCTGGACGCGCAACGTCCGGCACCCGTCGAAGATCGTCTCGCTGGGCGAGGAGATCGAGGCGGTGATCCTGAAGGTGGACCCCGAGGGCGAGAAGATCTCGCTCGGCATGAAGCAGATCGAGGAGGACCCCTGGCACGCGCTGCCGGTGAAGTACCCGGTGGGCACGCGCCTGACCGGCAAGGTCCGCAACCTCACCAGCTTCGGCGCCTTCGTCGAGATCGAGCCGGGGATCGACGGCCTGGTGCACATCTCCGACATGAGCTGGACCAAGCGGATCCAGCACCCCTCCGAGGTCGTGAAGAAGGGCGACGACGTGGAGGTGGTGATCCTGGCGGTCGACGCCGAGAACAAGCGCATCTCGCTTGGCCTCAAGCAGACCATCGACGATCCGTGGGAGCACCTGGCCACGCAGTTCCACGCGGGGCAGGAGATCAACGGCCGCATCACGCGCCTGCAGGACAAGGGCGTGGCGGTGGACCTGGGCGACGACGTGGAGGGCTTCGTGCCCGTGTCGCAGCTGGGGGTCACCGGGCTGCAGAACCCCGCCGACGTGTTCGTCGAGGGTGACGAGCTGGAGATGCGGGTGACCGAGGTGGATGCCGGCAACCGCCGCATCGTGCTGGAGGTGACGCGCGTGCCCAAGTTCGAGGGCGGCGAGCCGATCTTCCGCAATCAGGGCGAGGCCGTCGAGGCCGAGGCTCCCGCCGCGGCGCCCGAGGCCGATGCCCCGGAGGCTCCGGCCGCCGAGGCCGAGGCTCCCGAAGCGCCGGCCGCCGAGGCCGCGCCCGAGGAGGCTCCGGCCGGGGAGGGCGAGGAGGCGTAA
- a CDS encoding acyl-CoA carboxylase subunit beta has protein sequence MREKLEQLEEMRRKAELGGGEKRIRQQHERGKLTARERLDVLLDEGSFVELDRFVVHRATDFGLENEKYLGDGVVTGYGTIHGRLVYVFSQDFTVFGGSLSEAHAEKIVKIMDLALKNGAPVIGLNDSGGARIQEGVVSLGGYADIFLRNTLASGVIPQVSAILGPCAGGAVYSPAITDFIYMVQGTSYMFVTGPNVVKTVTHEDVTMEELGGAATHAAKSGVAHFAVKSEVECLHRIRHLFEFIPQNNAEDPPFKPTDDPADRADEELLDVVPDNPNKPYDMHDVIRRVVDDGEFYEVHADYAGNILCGFAHVGGRSIGIVANQPAVLAGVLDIDASVKAARFVRFCDAFNVPLLTFEDVPGFLPGVAQEHGGIIRHGAKLLFAFCEATVPKVTIITRKAYGGAYDVMSSKHIRGDVNYAWPTAEIAVMGAKGAVEILYRREIGAAPDPAAEAGTKQKEYEDRFANPFAAAARGYVDDVIDPRETRARVISAFEMLRNKRDSNPPKKHANIPL, from the coding sequence ATGCGGGAAAAGCTGGAGCAGCTGGAGGAGATGCGCCGCAAGGCCGAGCTGGGCGGCGGCGAGAAGCGGATCAGGCAGCAGCACGAGCGCGGCAAGCTGACCGCGCGCGAGCGGCTGGACGTGCTCCTGGACGAGGGCAGCTTCGTGGAGCTGGACCGCTTCGTGGTGCACCGCGCCACCGACTTCGGGCTGGAGAACGAGAAGTACCTGGGCGACGGCGTGGTCACCGGCTACGGCACCATCCACGGCCGCCTGGTCTACGTCTTCAGCCAGGACTTCACCGTGTTCGGCGGCTCGCTCAGCGAGGCGCACGCGGAGAAGATCGTGAAGATCATGGACCTGGCGCTGAAGAACGGCGCGCCCGTGATCGGGCTGAACGACTCCGGCGGCGCGCGCATCCAGGAGGGCGTGGTTTCGCTCGGCGGCTACGCCGACATCTTCCTGCGCAACACGCTGGCGTCGGGCGTGATCCCGCAGGTGAGCGCCATCCTGGGCCCGTGCGCGGGCGGCGCCGTGTACTCGCCCGCCATCACCGACTTCATCTACATGGTGCAGGGAACGAGCTACATGTTCGTGACCGGCCCCAACGTGGTGAAGACGGTGACGCACGAGGATGTGACGATGGAGGAGCTGGGCGGCGCGGCCACGCACGCGGCGAAGAGCGGGGTCGCCCACTTCGCGGTGAAGAGCGAGGTCGAGTGCCTGCACCGCATCCGCCACCTCTTCGAGTTCATCCCGCAGAACAACGCCGAGGACCCGCCCTTCAAGCCCACGGACGACCCCGCCGACCGTGCCGACGAGGAGCTGCTGGACGTGGTCCCCGACAACCCCAACAAGCCGTACGACATGCACGACGTCATCCGCCGCGTGGTGGACGACGGCGAGTTCTACGAGGTGCACGCCGACTACGCGGGGAACATCCTCTGCGGCTTCGCGCACGTGGGCGGCCGGTCGATCGGGATCGTGGCCAACCAGCCGGCGGTGCTCGCGGGGGTGCTGGACATCGACGCCAGCGTGAAGGCGGCGCGCTTCGTCCGCTTCTGCGACGCGTTCAACGTGCCGCTGCTGACCTTCGAGGACGTCCCCGGCTTCCTTCCCGGCGTGGCGCAGGAGCACGGCGGCATCATCCGCCACGGCGCCAAGCTCCTCTTCGCCTTCTGCGAGGCCACGGTGCCCAAGGTGACCATCATCACCCGCAAGGCGTACGGCGGGGCGTACGACGTGATGAGCAGCAAGCACATCCGCGGCGACGTGAACTACGCCTGGCCCACGGCCGAGATCGCCGTGATGGGCGCCAAGGGCGCGGTGGAGATCCTGTACCGACGCGAGATCGGCGCGGCGCCCGACCCCGCGGCCGAGGCGGGGACGAAGCAGAAGGAGTACGAGGACCGCTTCGCCAACCCCTTCGCCGCGGCCGCGCGCGGCTACGTGGACGACGTCATCGACCCGCGCGAGACGCGCGCGCGCGTGATCAGCGCTTTCGAGATGCTCCGCAACAAGCGCGATTCCAACCCGCCGAAGAAGCACGCGAACATCCCGCTGTGA
- a CDS encoding TonB family protein: protein MVVRSSGREELDRAAIAVARGVRFTRPLLNGVPVPVRTALPVSFITSTQPAATY from the coding sequence GTGGTCGTGCGCTCGAGCGGGCGGGAAGAGCTCGACCGCGCGGCGATCGCGGTGGCGCGCGGGGTGCGCTTCACCCGCCCGCTGCTGAACGGCGTGCCGGTGCCCGTGCGCACGGCGCTGCCGGTGAGCTTCATCACCTCCACCCAGCCGGCTGCGACGTACTGA